A section of the Lineus longissimus chromosome 1, tnLinLong1.2, whole genome shotgun sequence genome encodes:
- the LOC135483161 gene encoding uncharacterized protein LOC135483161 yields the protein MYFISFIVDSDKRPGLCSLFLLITKTIHKTERLVFFGRMMASLEIPYQLIEKEEELDDVIAAIKKESLISMDCEGVKLSRNGSLTVLSIGTPSKTYLFDVMKIGEAVFGKDLKEILVSTSIVKLVFDCRRDADALWHLFKVKLANVMDIQLMQILYERTHPDEKSTSQKDMEAHHRAYKDKSPMKRALFDWPRIRSLVNCIEWYLKDSSLLAVKKKVSLTTTGTDQEMWGKRPLTEDMQRYASLDVQCLFVLYEKLKAGLTSTEVATARKGSERYLVIFRDQEENVTNPYENYSLLPMYILTDPPTSSSQRQCPICKRHHLPFVEFQQGMCRLCQIKKYAHDDFVRRKGEPTVRKYQRSRYTPY from the exons ATGTACTTTATATCATTCATCGTCGACAGTGATAAACGTCCTGGGCTTTGTAGTCTGTTTCTGTTGATCACGAAGACCATACATAAAACTGAACGCCTAGTGTTTTTCGGCAGAAT GATGGCAAGTCTTGAGATACCTTACCAGCTCATCGAGAAGGAGGAGGAGTTGGATGATGTTATCGCAGCCATCAAGAAAGAGTCCCTGATATCAATGGACTGCGAGGGGGTCAAGCTGTCCCGCAACGGATCCTTGACAGTCCTCTCTATTGGCACCCCCTCCAAGACATACCTGTTTGATGTCATGAAGATCGGTGAAGCTGTCTTCGGCAAAGATCTAAAGGAGATTCTAGTGAGTACCAGCATCGTCAAGCTCGTGTTTGACTGCAGACGTGACGCCGATGCCCTTTGGCATCTGTTCAAGGTCAAGCTAGCTAACGTCATGGACATACAGCTGATGCAAATTCTGTACGAACGAACACACCCAGATGAAAAGTCGACCTCCCAAAAGGATATGGAGGCACACCACAGGGCTTACAAAGACAAGTCGCCCATGAAACGAGCTCTTTTCGATTGGCCGAGGATCCGCAGCCTGGTAAATTGCATCGAGTGGTATTTGAAAGATTCGTCGCTCCTGGCTGTCAAGAAAAAGGTCAGTCTGACAACCACAGGAACGGACCAAGAAATGTGGGGCAAGCGGCCTTTGACCGAGGACATGCAGCGGTACGCTTCGCTCGATGTCCAGTGTCTCTTCGTCCTGTATGAGAAGCTCAAGGCCGGACTGACGTCGACGGAGGTGGCTACTGCGCGCAAGGGATCGGAAAGGTATCTGGTCATCTTCAGAGACCAAGAGGAAAACGTGACGAACCCATACGAAAACTATTCGCTGCTCCCGATGTACATATTGACGGATCCGCCCACGTCTTCCTCGCAGAGGCAGTGCCCGATCTGCAAGCGACATCATCTCCCCTTCGTCGAGTTCCAGCAGGGGATGTGTAGGCTCTGTCAGATCAAGAAATATGCCCATGATGACTTCGTGAGGCGTAAGGGGGAGCCAACGGTGAGGAAGTATCAAAGAAGCAGGTACACGCCTTACTGA
- the LOC135483168 gene encoding uncharacterized protein LOC135483168 translates to MGYEPTRYLVLAVLLTSSQSSQSKEPKTKEWTKEIFPNPHRHVYDCGQRGRRSNVCDPNHIITYDEAVTLDKMIDRLKELPCPCDVCPGGKRGGYSIGIALVPMLKLTAEYDGSVITPKQLMLQIEQFAVYLRDKKWNFGICNNDIIILIVDELDIVFITTGSIAKNKVTSLCLDESNARVNETFKVGNYTQALKLLLTDFKYYFTKGGNCTVGFGVKSDWPIEAIVGVITGTLVFFIVCCVTLTRFCSGAGASGGGSSHRHHYSAYTRTQKEQRDGLVEGKTIEGDGFMIDAMIDAREEAARERTHVHAV, encoded by the exons ATGGGGTATGAGCCAACTAGGTATTTGGTGCTAGCCGTCCTTCTCACCTCGTCCCAGTCATCACAATCAAAGGAACCCAAAACAAAGGAATGGACCAAAGAGATCTTCCCGAACCCTCATCGCCATGTCTACGACTGTGGCCAGAGAGGCAGGAGGTCGAATGTCTGTGATCCGAACCATATCATTACTTATGACGAGG CTGTCACCCTTGACAAAATGATCGACCGCCTGAAAGAGCTTCCCTGTCCATGCGACGTGTGTCCTGGAGGTAAACGGGGCGGGTACAGCATCGGTATTGCACTTGTGCCAATGCTTAAGTTGACAGCAGAATATGATGG GTCGGTGATCACCCCGAAGCAGCTGATGCTGCAGATAGAGCAGTTCGCGGTCTACCTTAGAGATAAGAAGTGGAACTTTGGCATTTGTAACAACGATATCATTATCCTTATCGTCGATGAACTAGACATT GTTTTCATAACAACCGGATCAATAGCCAAAAACAAAGTCACCAGCCTATGTCTTGATGAGTCCAATGCTAGGGTCAACGAGACATTCAAAGTGGGCAACTATACTCAGGCATTAAAGTTATTGCTCACAGATTTTAA GTATTACTTCACAAAAGGTGGCAATTGCACTGTGGGATTCGGGGTCAAATCAGACTGGCCGATAGAAGCGATAGTCGGAGTGATCACAGGAACCCTGGTCTTTTTCATCGTGTGTTGTGTGACGCTGACGAGGTTTTGCTCGGGTGCTGGTGCATCTGGCGGCGGGAGCTCTCATAGGCATCATTACAGTGCGTACACTCGTACACAGAAGGAGCAGAGGGACGGCCTCGTTGAGGGGAAGACCATAGAGGGAGATGGGTTCATGATAGATGCTATGATTGATGCTAGGGAAGAAGCGGCAAGGGAGCGCACGCATGTTCATGCTGTATGA
- the LOC135483178 gene encoding transient receptor potential cation channel subfamily M member-like 2: protein MSNRYSQGVRQPSDEFPLTEEAVRGFHTNVDDRNSQIEQWRDGLNTGSHDESVSPGDQDEHEIGSKHNRQRKRVRRRKTVEGEPVIDQSFGNLNRSYSPSPHDRNDGGPVPGLLVSPPSNSTGFGLENEESGTNAIMKSDPLAVHESGHKLGESSLVPKRPSLHMPRNSKGGSFSGAPKHRCDSREALLKNQKNFDVNKEYFKEYVSKNFTHRMCCRYVSDPKNKEHCACGRHKDWHSYEDVVIFENDHFRGRETWHPDTHTVEVKPDSFGEIEFNGFGREFDVTVPYIRADYQVDFEALWELLTNGWNLPPPRLLISVTGGNKNFNIKQRLLTTFKKGLMTAASTTGAWIITGGMSAGVMKLVGEAVRENVMSSGGLNQKVVALGVATWGYIDNKEALEGDENEGAFPCSYSIEDLRGVRHTAPLDHNHTHFILVDNGTEKKYGVEIGFRAALETFIAEKMETQVGENQSVNVPVVLLVLEGGMSSIESAAAAIKNNIPIVAFEGSGRAADYLAYAYKITRNIANEDETIFPEHFDDIMKFKAERNLDWSRETEASKVMKIDKCVDLAKDCLRERRLVSVFQLDTDSDPKDIDKAIIHALLKANKSHASTQLNLALAWNRCDIARAQIFQPENMKHWKQQTNKLYDAMFIALVQNRVDFVQLFLDVGVEMRKFVSVRRLRDLYHKVLCDRHSGSSRTLLKNLIREVQNTLKFHLCFCYNNKEMKELPNLLYIIGKVFRHLVGDQYPNMYEGKEFEVSYVKFNSEVDIVLPDDQSYSEKESNHQSSESSVRKSASAFVVENYGSAIQLSGQSPRRKRIRKPQDFSNPERELFIWAVLLNRRELALQFWRQGKNHVGSALIAASMLKALSHEAAAMEEIDLSADYLKHSKDYEKFAIGALSECYNMDKRLTHCVLIRTIDSWGGTTCLNLADTGEHMEFMGHTACQTHLNRIWKGNMALYTSVWKILISTVIPIIICWIQFAPTESAQSRTRSEVDRNKVTPGKDVEKNKKSKQVRKGKVFHVGLTGTSPGTIGLHRAIYYFYTAPITKFIYAFLSQLVYLGLFSYFLLTNFYPYDFPNGSPSVYELFTIGWTFTLIGEEFRQVFTRDPHSVQRKVSGWFVSVWNKFDLLIYVIFVTAMILRFSLQPQEIYYARNMYAVSLSLSFLRFMQMFFFHKDIGPKVIMIRKMMVDLMFFVIILLVFILSYGVASHALLYPNAASDWLLLKNVLYLPYFQMYGELFLENVEAKYDNTTDICSRDHNVWKNDPTIQQCPEFNSVAIVLFIIYMIMTNILLLNLLIAMFSYTFQMVQENSELVWRFHRFALIHEYFDRPAMAAPIIIFGHVYRVCRHIYRRATKASMYNTDFKMNFSKEKSHQMIMLEKHAMEAFLAKAKLKDKDQMSLKLTNTGERVEKIITDVEEVKEVVIGMERPPKEKIAFDESGGKAVESKASKEPEYDYGFDPKEELEQLHIKFEHLELKLADQNDHMQRQNAQMDIVLQQLQHLIDKKPRKRKPRTTLPPASDEDHGERTPRRLPLVESSIA, encoded by the exons ATGTCTAACCGTTATAGTCAAGGTGTTCGGCAGCCGTCGGACGAGTTCCCACTCACGGAAGAGGCTGTGAGAGGTTTCCATACAAATGTTGACGACCGTAACAGCCAAATTGAACAATGGCGTGACGGATTAAACACCGGTTCACACGATGAGTCAGTTTCTCCTGGCGATCAGGATGAACATGAGATCGGATCAAAACACAACCGACAGCGTAAACGGGTCAGGCGGCGGAAAACAGTTGAAGGCGAGCCAGTTATTGATCAAAGTTTTGGTAATCTGAATCGAAGTTATTCACCATCTCCACATGATCGGAACGATGGCGGACCGGTGCCTGGGTTGTTGGTCAGTCCGCCGTCCAATTCGACCGGGTTTGGCCTGGAAAATGAGGAATCGGGAACAAATGCTATCATGAAGTCTGATCCATTGGCTGTGCATGAAAGTGGCCATAAATTGGGTGAATCGAGCCTGGTTCCTAAACGACCTTCTTTGCACATGCCGAGGAATTCAAAAGGTGGCAGTTTCTCAGGCGCTCCAAAGCATCGGTGTGACTCGAGGGAAGCCCTgttgaaaaaccaaaagaacTTTGATGTGAACAAG GAATACTTCAAGGAGTATGTCTCCAAGAACTTCACCCATCGAATGTGCTGCCGCTATGTCAGTGATCCCAAGAACAA GGAGCATTGTGCCTGTGGTCGTCACAAAGACTGGCACAGTTATGAGGACGTGGTGATATTTGAGAACGATCACTTCCGCGGTCGGGAAACATGGCATCCTGACACGCACACGGTCGAGGTTAAACCAGATTCATTTGGAGAAATAGAATTCAATGGTTTCGGACGAGAATTCGATGTGACAGTGCCT TATATTCGGGCTGACTACCAAGTGGACTTTGAGGCACTCTGGGAACTTTTGACAAATGGTTGGAACCTGCCTCCGCCCAGGCTCCTGATCTCTGTCACTGGTGGCAATAAGAACTTCAACATAAAACAGAGGCTGCTGACAACATTCAAGAAGGGTCTCATGACCGCTGCTAGTACAACCG GTGCTTGGATCATCACCGGTGGAATGTCTGCAGGCGTGATGAAACTAGTCGGTGAAGCCGTGAGGGAGAATGTGATGAGTTCTGGTGGACTAAACCAGAAAGTGGTTGCTCTGGGGGTAGCAACCTGGGGGTACATTGATAACAAAGAGGCACTTGAGGGTGATGAG aatgaagGTGCATTCCCTTGCTCTTACAGCATTGAGGATCTCCGTGGTGTGCGGCACACAGCACCCCTTGATCACAACCACACACATTTCATCCTGGTCGATAATGGCACCGAGAAGAAGTACGGTGTGGAGATCGGGTTCAGAGCTGCTCTGGAAACGTTCATCGCAGAGAAAATGGAGACCCAAGTTGGAGAAAATCAGA GTGTGAATGTTCCCGTTGTTCTCCTCGTCCTTGAAGGAGGTATGAGTAGTATTGAATCTGCAGCAGCAGCCATCAAGAACAACATCCCCATCGTAGCATTCGAGGGATCAGGCAGGGCTGCTGACTACCTGGCTTATGCTTACAAGATCACCAGAAACATCGCCAATGAGGATGAGACCATTTTCCCAGAACATTTTGACGATATCATGAAATTCAAAGCGGAGAGGAATCTTGACTGGAGCAGGGAGACCGAGGCCAGTAAAGTGATGAAGATTGATAAATGTGTGGACTTGGCCAAGGACTGTTTGAGGGAAAGGAGACTTGTGTCTGTCTTCCAACTTGACACAGACTCGGATCCTAAAGACATTGACAAAGCTATTATCCATGCTCTGTTGAAAG CAAACAAATCGCATGCGTCGACCCAACTGAACCTGGCCCTGGCTTGGAATAGGTGTGATATAGCCAGAGCACAGATCTTCCAACCAGAGAACATGAAACACTGGAAGCAACAAACAAACAAGTTATACGATGCTATGTTCATTGCCCTTGTTCAGAATCGTGTTGACTTTGTGCAACTTTTCCTGGATGTTGGAGTTGAGATGAGGAAGTTTGTGTCAGTCCGACGACTTCGTGATTTGTACCACAAGGTTCTTTGTGACAGGCATTCGGGCTCCAGCAGAACATTGTTAAAGAATCTCATCAGGGAGGTGCAGAACACTCTCAAGTTCCACTTGTGTTTCTGTTACAACAATAAGGAGATGAAAGAGCTTCCCAATCTCTTGTACATCATCGGGAAAGTCTTCCGTCATCTGGTAGGAGACCAGTACCCCAACATGTATGAGG GCAAGGAGTTTGAAGTGTCCTACGTGAAGTTCAACTCAGAGGTGGATATAGTACTACCAGACGATCAGTCCTACTCCGAGAAGGAGAGTAATCACCAGTCTTCTGAGAGCAGTGTCAGAAAGAGTGCATCAGCGTTTGTGGTGGAGAATTATGGAAGTG CTATCCAACTGAGTGGTCAGTCACCAAGAAGAAAACGTATCAGGAAACCACAGGATTTCTCCAACCCTGAGCGCGAGCTGTTCATCTGGGCCGTCTTACTCAACCGCCGAGAACTGGCTCTTCAGTTCTGGAGACAGGGGAAAAATCATGTTG GAAGTGCCCTGATTGCAGCGTCCATGTTGAAAGCGTTGTCCCATGAAGCAGCGGCCATGGAAGAAATCGACCTTTCTGCAGATTACCTGAAGCACTCAAA AGATTATGAGAAGTTTGCGATTGGTGCGCTGTCTGAGTGTTATAACATGGACAAGCGCCTTACACACTGTGTCCTCATCCGTACCATTGATAGCTGGGGTGGGACAACGTGTCTTAACCTGGCTGATACTGGTGAACACATGGAGTTCATGGGACATACGGCCTGTCAGACACATCTTAACCGCATATGGAAGGGAAATATGGCTCTGTACACTTCCGTTTGGAAG ATTTTGATCTCCACAGTGATACCTATTATTATATGCTGGATCCAGTTTGCTCCGACAGAATCAGCTCAGTCCAGAACCAGGTCAGAAGTTGATCGCAACAAAGTTACACCCGGGAAGGACGTCgagaaaaataagaaaagtaAACAAGTGCGAAAGGGCAAGGTGTTCCATGTTGGACTGACGGGAACATCACCGGGAACAATCGGGTTACACCGTGCAATCTATTACTTCTACACCGCCCCCATTACCAAGTTCATCTATGCATTT CTCTCTCAGCTTGTCTACCTTGGGTTGTTCAGTTACTTCTTGTTGACTAACTTCTACCCGTATGACTTCCCGAATGGTTCTCCAAGTGTCTATGAGCTCTTCACCATCGGCTGGACATTCACACTCATCGGTGAGGAGTTTAGGCAG GTCTTCACAAGAGATCCGCATTCCGTCCAACGGAAGGTGAGCGGGTGGTTTGTGAGCGTCTGGAACAAATTTGATCTCCTCATCTATGTGATCTTCGTGACGGCGATGATTCTACGCTTCAGTCTCCAGCCACAGGAGATCTATTACGCTCGGAATATGTATGCTGTGAGCCTGTCACTATCGTTCCTCAGATTCATGCAGATGTTCTTCTTCCATAAGGATATTGGTCCGAAGGTCATCATGATCAGGAAAATG ATGGTGGACTTGATGTTCTTCGTCATCATTCTCCTCGTGTTCATCTTATCCTACGGTGTGGCCAGTCATGCATTGCTCTACCCAAATGCTGCATCAGACTGGCTTCTTCTCAAGAATGTGCTCTACTTGCCATACTTCCAGATGTATGGAGAACTCTTCCTCGAAAACGTCGAAG CAAAATATGACAACACGACAGACATATGTTCAAGAGATCACAATGTTTGGAAGAACGACCCCACAATCCAACAATGCCCAGAGTTCAACAGTGTGGCTATCGTCCTGTTCATCATATACATGATCATGACCAACATCCTACTGCTGAATCTTCTCATTGCCATGTTCAG TTACACATTCCAAATGGTGCAAGAAAACTCGGAGCTTGTCTGGCGTTTCCATCGGTTTGCCCTGATCCACGAATATTTTGATCGCCCGGCAATGGCTGCCCCAATTATCATCTTTGGTCACGTGTATCGGGTATGCAGGCATATCTATCGTAGGGCAACCAAAGCATCCATGTACAACACAGACTTCA AAATGAACTTCAGCAAGGAGAAGAGCCATCAGATGATCATGCTGGAGAAACATGCCATGGAGGCATTCCTGGCCAAGGCCAAACTGAAAGATAAAGATCAGATGAGCCTGAAGCTCACTAACACTGGAGAAAG GGTTGAGAAGATCATAACTGATGTGGAAGAAGTGAAGGAGGTTGTTATCGGCATGGAGCGCCCACCGAAGGAAAAGATTGCTTTTGACGAGTCGGGTGGTAAAGCAGTGGAAAGCAAAGCTAGCAAGGAGCCTGAGTATGATTATGG CTTTGATCCAAAAGAAGAGCTCGAGCAACTACACATCAAGTTTGAACACTTGGAGCTTAAACTTGCTGACCAGAATGACCACATGCAGCGCCAAAATGCACAAATGGATATCGTCCTCCAGCAGTTGCAGCATCTTATTGATAAGAAACCCAGGAAACGAAAACCACGAACGACACTGCCTCCTGCCTCGGATGAGGACCATGGAGAGCGGACACCAAGAAGATTGCCGCTGGTCGAGTCATCAATTGCCTGA